The DNA sequence ACCACAACAAATTGGCTGCAAACTAACAAAGACATGTTGCGAGTACTCTCCTGGTACTTCTAGAAAGAAGCAGGAGAAGTATGAGCAACAACCACAGAACGTCGATCTTCCACAATTACatccaaaaaacaaaaagaaacccTTTCCTGTTCCGATTAAAAAGATGTTGCAAGCTTCTCGGCGAGATAAGAGGCTTGCACAAATGCATATAGAGAAGCCTCTTGAACCCCCAAAGAACGGTTTGCTTGTGCTAGAGCTTGTTCCGGTTGCTCATGAAGTCCTTGATAACTGGAAAGTGCTCATCAGAGGGCTGTCTCAACTTCTGAATGTTGTTACAGTTTATGGCTGCAGGTAACTACAAAAATGCTTCAGTATATCAGCAGCTGTTATTACAAGCAGTAGTATCATggtggtgtgtgtgcgtgtgtgtgtatgCATCATGCTTGTAGGTGCCAAAAAAAGAGAGCAGTATTATCTGAACACACTCTTACATAGCAATGCATGAAATCAGCATTGTCTGCAAGGATTTGCCAAGTATCCTGAACTTTTTGTTGGTGGCTGGTAATTTTGCAGAAAGTGCCCTCAAGTCCATGTTGGTCCAGTTGGCCATCAGATCCAAGACTGCTACGGTTCAGGAAGCCAGCGTTGGAACAGTCATCACTCTTGGGCCAGAGGTTCCATCAATGATGTCCTCATCCCAATCGAGTCTTACCATCTTTTTGACCCATTTGGACGGAGAGTGAAGCATGATACCAGATTTGATTATGACAGGATTCCAGCAATTGTTGAGCTATGCATTCAGGCTGGTGTCGACTTACCACAATATCCCTCGAGGCGACGGACTGCTCCTGTCCGGATGATAGGCAAGATGATGATTGACCGTGGTGAGTTTGTTGATGAGCCTAAGCCACACCGGTCAGAAGACTGTGTATCTCTACTTGCTGAGCTCGACACATTCAGCAACCAACAAGGCCAGTCACCTTCACCATCAAATGTGCAAGAGCTCGCTGAGAGGACACTGAAAGCATACCTCAATGTCCGGCGAGGCGTCGAGCAGCTGATGAGCAAGTACACTGTGAAAGCATGTGGGTACTGCTCTGAGGTCCATGTCGGTCCATGGGGCCACAATGTGAAGCTCTGCGGGGCTTTCAAGCACCAGTGGCGGGATGGCAAGCATGGGTGGCAGGACGCGGTGGTTGATGAGGTCATCCCTCCCAACTATGTGTGGCATGTCCCTGACCCCAGTGGTCCTCCTCTCAGATCCTCACTCAGGAGTTTCTATGGCAAAGCTCCAGCTGTCGTAGAACTGTGTGTGCAGGCGGGGGCTGAAATACCTGACGAGTATCGGCCCATGATGAGGACTGACATTGTCATCCCGGACTCTGAGGAAGCTCAGATGGTTGCATGACAACAATGTTCTACGCTTCTACTTCTACCCTGCACCCTGCAGTTCCTACTTCTACCCTGCAATTCTTGTCCAGAGTACAGATTCCAACCAAAGGTGCCACTTTCCAGGCATGCTGTGATGGTGGGGCTCTTAGCCCTGTGGTATTGCTCAGGGAGCAGCAGATGCATAGTTTGTATAATACAAGTAGCATAGCTAAATCATGATCGATCGGAATTTAAAATTGAGTTGAAGATCTGGTTTAAGTATTCGTTGAAAGGTGATCCCCGAATATCCTGTATTCCTTATCAACGCCTTTTCAGCGATTCCATTCAATTCATCTCTCTTATGAACCAGTGGACTTCTACTTTTGCAGGTTTAACGCATGAACCAAGGACGCTCAATGACAAGCCTGATAGCCTGAAAGTGAAAAGGGATGGTCTCTGCAACATGTATAATGTGCGTCCCATCTTGTTTATTGGCCGCAGCTGCTCTATTCCTACCTATGCTAGACTGTGAGGCACTTAGAATGCTCAGGCGTCACCATACAGATGGGCTTCCGCTTTCTCCATCGGTACAATTGTGAGCTAATGCTTTGGATTAAACTAATCACAGCGGTTTGTTCGGGTATTTGTGCGCCTGGCTGTAGTTAATCATGGACTAAAAGCCTGTCCTATGCACTTGTGCCCGTCCCCAGATCGACACTTTGGGGGTATGGCTACATGTATAGTCCTACCAGATCGTCGGCATATTGTGTTCCCCTTTTTGCTGTATACTAGTACTTTGTAACATGCATGGGGAGGCTACTTATTCAGTGCCGTTAGCTAATTGTGCTTATGAAATGTTTTGAGCTGTATATGGAATGGATGGTGATAAATGAGCCATAGACGAAAGATGCATCCATGCGTGGTCAGTTGTATGATGAACTGCAGAGAGATCCTACAGCTTAGAGCATTTGCAATGGCAACTTATGTGACAAGCTTGTCAGCTTGCATTTGAACTTTCTGTCCTGTtcgctgataagtcatggctgaaagtactgttgattggtttgttgtgagagaaaaataccgttcgttgattgaaaaagtacggcttataagtcaagcgaacaTGACGTATTGCTTCAGGATCCGTGCAAGTTCCATTTTAAAAGAACATGTAGGAATTCATAATAGGAACCTTCATGTTGCATTATTAATTTGTACGAAATGGATGATAGCCGTGAACGTTTACTCACTTTCTTCATGTCACATTATTTTTTTTACGAGACCCAGTTACAGACGTGGACATTCACATACATGATcatacactcacccctatgaacgcaCGCGCACATTATTAACCGGCAAGTTCGTCCGTGCATTTTGAGTGGCTATGTTTGTGTAGTTTAATCTTTTAAAACTTTCACATTGTTATATATTTTataaaaagaacaaagaaattttgCATTTCATAGTTGTCACAAACTCAATTGCACAATATAGTTATTGCAGATCACCATACATTCAATTTAAGAATTATTTGAGTTTCTAAATATCCTTACGCTAATACTAGGAAGTGGATGTCTGGGGTGGCCGGACGGCAACGCGACGCCAGCCCAACACCCCCGTTTCTCCATttctaaataaaaaaaaatcagcttGTCCACGTACTCGTTCCTATCCGCTCACTTGCTCCTATCCACTCGCTTGTCGCCTCTAGCGCTTGGCCACTGGCCCAGCCAGGCGCGGCGCACGACCGCCTCTGAGGCGCAGCGCTCGGGTGCCGACCCTGCCAGGCCACTCCAGCGCGGCGCCTCGGCCATCCCCCGCGGCGCCAAGCCCGTCCTCCGCCACGCCCAGGGTGCGCTGGCCCAGGGCGAGGAGCAGGTTCTCGCCCCGGGTGCTCGTGCGCCTCGCGCAGGTGCTCACCCACAACCAGGCCACCGAGCAGGTCCTCGCCCAGAGGTGCACCGACGAGCTTCATGCGCCGCGGCGGCATCGAGCTCCGTGATTCGTCCAAGCAGGTGAAATTGCACGCTAAAAATGCATGTTGCAaaaatatgtttcaagtgtttcagatgtttcacatGGATGTGGCAATTGTTacatgtggatgttgcaaaaatagatcgagaagttgcatatgttgcagtagttgtacacatatgttgcaagcttttgtttccaatgtttcagttgttttttcagacgtatgttgcaagtgtgtttatctgaatgctacatatgtttcacacatatggtgcatatattttatctggatgttgcataattTTGTAATGGCTTTTTTAAGTATTTTCAggtgtttttacaagtgtttcagacgtatgttgcaagtgtttcaactgttttggaatgtatgttacaaatgtttcatcttgatgtttcaaaagtagatcgggtattGTATCACCCTCGTCAACTTCTGCTGCCTCGCCTCGGTGTCCCCTcctcttctcgatgctggtgatGTTCGGGCGACGTGGGCCCGTGTGGGAACGGGCGGCGTGGGTGGGGCGAGTCGTTCGAGCGACGCAGAATCCGAGCGGGTGGAGCGTGCGAAATTGTggagggtacgaccccggatacccacggcagaccacatgggttgcgcccctaggggtggcccagccc is a window from the Miscanthus floridulus cultivar M001 unplaced genomic scaffold, ASM1932011v1 fs_589_1_2, whole genome shotgun sequence genome containing:
- the LOC136532361 gene encoding APO protein 1, chloroplastic-like, whose product is MEIVNSVSFNSIGISRTRINKTVKVGFQPQQIGCKLTKTCCEYSPGTSRKKQEKYEQQPQNVDLPQLHPKNKKKPFPVPIKKMLQASRRDKRLAQMHIEKPLEPPKNGLLVLELVPVAHEVLDNWKVLIRGLSQLLNVVTVYGCRKCPQVHVGPVGHQIQDCYGSGSQRWNSHHSWARGSINDVLIPIESYHLFDPFGRRVKHDTRFDYDRIPAIVELCIQAGVDLPQYPSRRRTAPVRMIGKMMIDRGEFVDEPKPHRSEDCVSLLAELDTFSNQQGQSPSPSNVQELAERTLKAYLNVRRGVEQLMSKYTVKACGYCSEVHVGPWGHNVKLCGAFKHQWRDGKHGWQDAVVDEVIPPNYVWHVPDPSGPPLRSSLRSFYGKAPAVVELCVQAGAEIPDEYRPMMRTDIVIPDSEEAQMVA